The Buteo buteo chromosome Z, bButBut1.hap1.1, whole genome shotgun sequence region tttttcACAGTTATAGGTGAGGGAAGGCTGTTGGCACCTATGGGCATGATTAACACTTCTCAGGGACCACAGAAATTCATCTTTCCTTGCTAGGAATAAAGTCACATTGAGAGATAACCATCAGATACTCAAAGAGCTGAATGAGTGACACTTTTTCAGCACCTGGTGCCTGCAAGTTAGTTTTTCAGGTTTGTATGAGAAAACCTTGGTGCACTAGATGCCTTTTGTGCAAAAAACAATCACTTCGTTTAAAAGGGAAGGGTGTTAAGGGCAGATGGCAGCATCCCCCTGCAGAcctgtgctgggctgtggaGCTCCAGCTCCGGGGGCTCttggctgcagaggaggcagccCCCCACTGCCACGCTGCTCCCCCGACCTGGGGTCCTTATCAGGAGCATGCCCCAAGGAGTGCTGGAGGCTGGAGTGATTGCAGGGGTGAAGCCACGGAGGCAAGTCATGGGTTGCAccatttgttttagttttggaGTCAACTGTGAGGAGAGAAAGCTCTAATGGCTCTGGGGCCTGTGAGACATTTGATAAGTATTTCTCATTGAGGGACTTCCCGCTGCCCGAATGTGGCCGCCTATAGAGAGGGCACATGCGTGAACTTGTGGCAACAGATGCCTATTTTGCTGGGAAGTGCCATGTTTGATGAAGTGGCCTGTAAAGAGTTAGCATGAGGCTGGAGAGCAAGCATTGCTGTTTGCTATAAACAAACCTTACCAAAGTGCCTGTAATTGCAGTGTTGGAAGGTTGGCCAGGCCTACATGgtagcaggagaggaaaataatgctttcttttatcTGTTCTTTCAAACAGCTGGAGACAGATAAAAGCAGAGACAGTTTTAACCTAAGCAAAGATTGTGCCTGTGTGCTTTCCTTTGTTCCTcagtgctttctgttttcttccttcttagctatatttttatttgcgAATGAAACTATGCATGGGACAGcttctgaatgctttttcttttttttcctcttctttttttctttaacttaaGGAGATATCTATTTCTCCTCAAACTCAGTTCCTGTGGCTGCCTCTACTTCAGAGGTTTGCAAGGTCAACAGACACTGTGCTCCATTCTGCCTACTCATGGCAACTTCCAGAGCCCTGACACAAAGACCAGACAAACATCTTGCACAACCAACCATCATGGAGGATATGTTTTGCCATAATATGGTAGATGTAAAACAGTCCTGAAGCAatcattttcagattttccagTAACACAGAATGCAGTGGCATAAGGTAGAGAAAAGGAACTGTTATCttcagaacaaacaaacaaaaaccttctATTGCTTCTTCCAgggacacaggaaaaaatttttaaatcctAGGATTCCAAGTGAGTAGTGATTTACACTGACATTAATCAGAATCACTTACCTAGCTAAGTTCCTCATGCAATGCTTTGAAACTGTACCTTGCTGCTTCTATTTGAAACTGTAGAAACTGTACCTTGCTGGTTCTAATTAGATGCCTTGGACTGATGTTTTGGTACAGCAGGAAAATGTTGCTTTGCTAGACTTTTCAATTGCTCTAATCCTTCAAGTCATACAGACCCAATAATGTATAGCTCCATCAGGGTGACTCTTGCAGGCACATAGGCTCATCTACCTAAGGAGTTATTCCAGTTCGGCTTTTCCTGATTAAATCTGCTGTGGATGTTATTGCAATAGAAATAGCTCTTCTGTTGTAAAACCTGTGTTAGACCactctttccttttgttaatTGCAATCTTTTATGGCTCTGTATGTTTTCTGTAGGgataaaaaataagtattacttcagatatatttttacTGTACTATGTACTTTCAATGTATCTTGCTGCTCTCCTTCAAAAAGTAAAGCCTATTTGAAGTACATTACAAGCTGTATTGCCTACAGACTTCTCAGGTATGCTTTATGGCAAATCAAGATGTTTTCACAATGGCATTCCTGCAATTTCAACACCTGATAAATAAAGGCATGACTATTTTCCTCCAGCTGTTCTCTTTGATATTTAATTGTCCTAAGCTGGTACCTCCTTTTCAAAGTCTGTGGAAACACAGGCATATGGGTACGGATGAGTTTGTgggaaataaagagaaaaggacTATTTCTGGTCTAGTGCATCTTATGTGAAGAGTGAGAGACCTTACTTCTTCCACTCAACTCTAGCGCGTGGGAAGGAGCAGTCTGAATCCTTTGCAATATTTAATATGAATATGTTTTTACACAGTAACTCCCTATAAAAGTCTGAATCTATGACTATTCAGTAACAAAGGCAGCCACAATATTATGTCATTTGTTGGTGATGCATCCTTCTCTGCTTAATAACTGaattgttgttttggtttgtggcACCAAAGAAATTagtaaagacattttaagaattaaatttattgaactttttaaaGTCATTAAGGATTTTGTACATCAATAATGTCTTTTAAGCCAACAAAATTATAAATCTGGTTGTTTCTATGTGGTAGCTTCACATGCAAAGAATGAAGATACATTTTAGACTTCCCTTtgcaatttttattattttttttaacaaacatgTTTCTTATGTTTTATAAACTTGCATTACAATTGCAGTTACACGttccaaactttttttattttacagcctAGAAATACTCATATTTAAATGGTATATAAATCAAGACAGTTTTCCTatagaaaaagtttaaaaaggtTGCTCTTTGCTGTCCTTTTAGAAAGAAGAGGAGCTCATATTTCTAggatgtgaaataaaataaacccctAAAAGACAAATAATTATCAGCTATGTGTTCTTAAGAAACATATGCTTCCTACCTAAGATTATGCATATGTACAACTTAgctgtaataaataataataaaaatggaacaACTATATAACTTTTAGAATTCTTCTGTATATTAGGGTTTGAAATATAGCTACCCTTAAAACCTTCCTTATCTCTTCAAATTTCAGATTGTTCATTCTGCCCTGcccttttcttactgttttgttACAGAATATAATACAATGACAAATAGTAGATAAGGATTTTCAAGTTTAAATAAAGCCAAACataaaagctcttcagaaatgAGATCAGCTTTATTTGTTAAAATAGTTGTACTATGTACAAAGGAGATTACTATAATTTACAATACTTAAGGCATAGAacattgggggttttttgcttccACTGGAAGAGCAGTATTTTAGAACTAAAGAATCATTAGAATCAGACATGAATAgtagcaataaaataataatataataataaatacttcACATTCATATAATCTGAATTTATAATAATCCAAGTATTTCAGCATTAACTAATACATCTTAGTCTGCCTCCAACGTGTAGGTAGAACTGACTTCTGTAGCTCACAAGAAAAAAGTTATATGAGTCAAGGCAAGGGTTACATCAgccctaaaatattttcctttgtccagtttcagcactgccagcagcagaatgCCAGGAGGATGGTGATCAGACAAGCAAGTACAAACACTGTTTGCTGTAATCTTAGCCCATTAGAATACAGTCTAgtaatttcctccttttctgatttcagttctaaaaaaaaaagaaaaaaaccccaagaaaataaaatagttaaTGAGTATaatatgtaaattttaaaacataaggATTTTCAACATACTTTGAAACTCCTCTGACATCTCACAGGTACTTAAGCTAAAGGTATCAGCTGTTAAAACCAATCAAAGAGGCTATTCTCAGGGGAGATGTGAATAGATGTCCCATCAATGATCGTTTGAGGAGCAACTGATAGCACTTATCAGCTCTTGCAGGCATTAATCTCAGAATAATCAAAAGTAAATACCAAGCAAAAGCAAGAGCAAGATCTTCGCAAGAGGTATGCACTCAAGTCTGCATGTAACCTTTTAACCCTTCCTTTAATAAGAAGGGGCTTCGTTTATTAGCACAAGTGGAAAGCCATAACCTCATGCATGTGAAAGCTACTGAGTCCATGCTCAGTGGATGAGCAGATGATTCTCCACTGCCACCTTTATTGCCTTTGTTAAGCTGAGCTCAAGAGTAGTAAACAGTAGACTGCTTTTACCGAGCATGGGAGGCCTGTTAGGTCTTTTGCTCCTGTAATGAGAAACAATAGGGCCGATTCAAAGGTGAACACCCAAGGGAACTTGGCATTTAActcttctgaagagtttaaGGAACAAGTTGGGTGCTACACATAATTAGTCAATACAGAAGACTTCAAGGCAAAAGTGGCtctggtggtgggttttttgttttggtgttgtggtggtttttgtttgtttgttttttcctccccttgtGGTTGCAAAGATAGGAATGTCacctttattttgcatttcagttcttTGGACATGTGGGCTTATCACACTTTAGGGCATATGCTGGGACCCAAGAGGCTCAAGTtttcaaatttgtatttatttctgtgttggTGGTTTAACTGCAGAGACACAGCTTCAATGCACTGCTACTTACATAGGAATGTGGTCAGGAAAGAAGAGGCTGGTAGTTCCTTAGGGTGCAAATGAATCTTGAAGCTATTTAGGTCTCTTGTTTTCTTACACTGCTAACTAGTGGTGTTGGCACAGCTGAAGTATATATCACAGCACAGGGTGGGATTGAGATATCACGCATGGAAAAGGGCAAGAATATTTTGCACTAACTTTGCCActggagagaaaatattaaattcttAATAGTCATCTCGGAATATTGAAAATAGTTTGGATGTCAGTAGCCAGTTCTCCATGGAAAATAAGTACCTGTAAAGCAATCCTTCAAGTAAGTCTTTATTCTAGCTGAtacactgttttcaaaaatacttaatCTTTGTACAGGGATTTTCACAGACTGATGTATAAAGACTTGACTTAAAGTAATTTAGTCCTTTTGAGGAGATGGGTGCTACTACTTTACACTGACCAGGATTGTGGctacacattttttttgtgGATTGTGCTCAATCTTAGAACTCTGTACAAGAATATTTTGAAGATTAAGATACAGATCTTAAAAGAATAGTTTTCTGCCATTTATGTGTTAAGTAGCTTACACAAGAACATGCAAGTTTTCAGTACTTGTTTCTGTAGTGTAATACTGGTTTCTACTTCTACCACACCAGCTTATGCTGccgtttttcctctttcctcatcTAAGAAGGATTTTTGTATGCTTGGATGTAGTTTATTTGTACAAATTGTCCTGCTTAAGTGGGAAGTCAGACACGTGCAGGTTttgtaaaacagagaaatatcTAATCCCTgtaattttcaattaaaatgggGGAAGAGTTTCCTACTGCATGGGATTATAAAGGTCTCAAAGTATTTTATGTGATGCACCATGCAGGCAAAAGCAGTATTATTTAGTGTTTCACTAATGCATTCTCTAAAGCAAAGCAGGCCACTGCAGAAGTCTAAATAGAGCACATACAGCATCCTCCAAGTACCCCAACTTTGCAGAAGGCAATTCTGTTAcccaaaagataaaaatggttGATTTAACGCCATTCCTTACCACAGTTGTCGTGCATTATTTCTGAGAGGCAGTTCAGAGTACCATAGCCGCACCGACATAGCCAACAGCCCTTCAGCACCCAGGCGCCGTGGGCAATGCTGCCGCAGTTGCTGTCAAGGACAAGGGAGACATTTGGTATGTCCCTGATCCCACCACAGAAAATAACCATCCAGAGCAGCTTGCTTACTCTCTCTGGTTTTGGTCTGGTTTTTACCTTTGCCGCTCATCATGTTCACAGTATCTGCCAGTGAAATGCTTTAGGCAGGCACAGAAAGCCCCTAGGATGCAGGTCCCTCCGTTGTGGCAGCAGTGTCTGTTCAGTTTTTTACCTGCAAGGCAGAATTACAGAGGTTACCAAGCATCTCGGGGCTCCGAACCTCCCCTTTTCCTCACTTGTTCTCTCAGGTCTCTCCAGTTGCCAAAGCTTCTTAAGGATATCTAGTTTTATTGTCTCTAAAGACAATAAAATTATCCGCCCGTTAGGAGTGTTTGTTCAGTTAAGCCCAGTTTGTTTAGTTAAGGATTAGAAGCAAACTACTAGGGATTACAGCACGGTCAAGAAGCAAGGCTAGCAAGTCCCCTAGCAGCATATATTCAggtgaaatatttcactttgaCGGAGGCAGGTTTCAGTCACACTAAGAAACAGGGCATTGTTACCGGGAAGTGATACTTGTTTTTGAAGAAAGGAGGCTTTATAACCGGGAAGAGTTACTTAGTtttgggagaggaggggaacaCTACCTCAAGCCTTTCTCAGACTCCTGGGACTGAGTACCAATCTAAAACTTTATAGATGTGTGGGGAAACATAAGTCtgtccctgttttctttttctgttagtaCTGTTGCTTTCAGACAgctcaaactattttttttaatgaaataatactTGGTTGTGAAATatgatgaattttaaaaaacgaacagaattttgcaaaattttacaAACACTTTTGCAAATCCAAGGACCAACCCCTTCTTAATTTTTAGTATCCTTCCCTGTTTTCCGTTACCACCTTTTGCAGGTAAGCCATCCCCGGTTCTACCTTAAATTTTTATCACCATTTCCTAGGTGGCCACGGCAATAATTTAAATGAGCGGCCACAGAAACCAACCAGCTGGAATCTTTCAGGACAACAGTCAAAACATTACTGtgatataatattttaaaaagcaattttatggtattttttaaataaataatgttacCTACTCTCTGTAATCCCAGTGAAAGGTACCAATGCCCTGGAATTctgttgctttctgctttcGTAACTCTGATTCATGTCACTGACAGCATTTATAATACTCCCTTCGATCTTGGGCTGCTGTTTTTGTGCTGTGGCATTGAGACTTTTCACATCTTCTTCACGTTCTTTTTCACGGCCTTGACGAGTGCAAATATGGAAAAGAAGGGTAGCTTGTAATGAAACAATGCACACTGCAAATGTGCAAGAGAAAcacggggctgcggggggaaaCAGGAAATTTTCCTTACCTTCTCCTAAATGAACAGCCTGCCACACCAAAGTCACAGTGAAGAGAATTctacaaaacccaaaaaagctGCAATGAATTTGTGCTGATGAGACACAAACACCAAAAcgaagatgggggggggggagggaggggaaggagcttTTTCAAAGCTTTATAAAAATTGATAATATAAACTATAAATACTTTATGCCAGCAGTAATTCGAATTAACACATAAAAAATCTCAAATTGGGAGGGTGGGGCAGGCGGAGAACTGGGACATACGGATTAAGCTTGCTTCCAGAAAGCTATGTATTCCATGCATTTGCTTGTCGACAACCACTCAAAAAAGTCTCTTTCTGTACATTTCTTTACCACAACTAGgttgctgccagcagctgcaaaagcagcaaagtcaaaagaaaaacattagccTTCACTTCACCCGTAGTTTCAGGTACATTTGTTCCTTTCAGCTTCCTGGGCTGATTATCAGCTGAAAAAATGCACtgctaaaaggaaaagcatcctTGGCTAGAGAAGAtccctggcagccaggcagTCTTACCTAACGTGATTTCCCCAGTACATTTTTCTGCAGCCCGAAATACCCGTAAGATCCTCCAGGAAAGCttgagcagaaggaagaggtcCAAAGTCCCCTCACTGAAGGCTGTTGCGTGCAGCAGTTCTCACACCATAGAGGGCAacaagagaaggagaaaggaggacgGACGAAACCCTTCTCTTTCCGTCTAGTTTATAACAACGTTGAAAAGACATAGTTTCCAGTTGTACCGCTTGCTGAGCCCGCAGTGAAGTCCTGGCAGGCAGGCACCATCTCTCCCAGCTGGGTCTCCTTGGCCTGCCCCCGATTTACATGTACTGCTGAAGGGTGGAGCAAAGTGGGGGCACCTACTGCTGGGGGGAGATTTAAGGGTCCATGACCACAAAAACGCCCAAGCCAGGAAGATCTCAACTCCAGTTTATTTCTTAACATAAAAAGCCTTGTATCACCACATGCAGCATGGGGAACAAAACACaattctgcagaaatgcaaCAGGTATATAATAAACTGCAGCAGGTTTATAATGAAGGTTAAAAAGCCTCAAATCTACCTACATGCCTTGTCTCTACTAGGGTTTTCCACAGGGGGCTCTACTTTATGAAGTTGTACCACTTTGCAGCACAGTTAATCCTTAGAGCCTGTATTAGAGATTTCTACCAAAAGTACTACAGAAACCCGTATAAGGTTCTTGACAGAGGTTTGTTGTCTCACAAAAGCTGTTAATAGACTCTTGAAATAccttttgaaacttttttaacATTAGTAAAGTTAGATCCATTACTGAGTATTCCTAGTCTGAGTCCATGCAATATCAGCAGATACCTAGATTTAACTTACCGTTTGCACTGAAATGGACTAAGACTGTTCACACAACTTTACTATGGCTCAGCAGCATCAGCAAAAAGACCTGCAGCTGGGCAATGGTAAAAAAGCAGCTCTGGACAGTCTGTCCCAAATGGGTCTACCTGCACCCCAGAGTGCACATGGCCTTTACCTAAGCTGTAACAGGAAACTGCAGCAATAcagctttgttgttttttggagGGCACGAGGAAAAGGGCTGCTTTCACTATGCCAGTGCAAATCAAGCCAGTACAAATTGCACCCTGGCTAGATAAATGGTCACATCAGACATATGGGTCAGACCTTCACTGAAGAAATGGGTGTAGTGCTTAAAGATACTCTTGTTGTTTGTAACTCCCTGTGGCTGACACTTGTCAGCTTCGCCCTGTCTAAACTAATGGTTTGGAAGCTGTGAACACCACTCATCCAATTTGGTACAAAGGTTGGTTTAATTTACAAAGAAAGCTGTCTGAATCAAGTCAACCTGCTTGGCACTGAAGTAGATGGAGAGTGTTCTGAGGACATGCTCTTCTGTGTCTCCTGTGGGGACAATGATCTCCAGCAGGAGGATAGAAGTGCATGGCTGGAGATGGGAATGTTTGTAGGGAGTGCTCTGCTGGGCTACATCAGTCTTAGTGGATAAGGCATTCCCAGTGCTGGTACAACTGTTGGCTCCAATTGATCTAAGCTCAACTGTTTTCTTGTGGATATAGGCTAACTCCTTTAGCTTCATGGTAACTTGTTTCATGGTGTGTTTTATGTTTGTTACTAATTTAAACAGATTTAGATGAAGCTATTCTAGTTCCAGACTTGTATTGAAGTACGATGCCTTTTAGAATTGAGAGTCTGTGATGTACGTTTGTGTGTAATTCAGCTAAATCAGTGCTAGAAGAACTTATATGCTAACACTTATAGGTAAGATATTTAGTAGAAAGAGTGTTATGGTAAAAATCACAACATGTTAATTCAGGAAgggattttggttttgctatCTTAAATAGCAATAATTTTGAAGAGATAAGTTACTTCCACCATTATGCTGTCTGCCTCTACCTGCTGTGATTCACAAGAACTTCTAAACTAAACATGTGTTAAGGTTTATGTACTTGCTTAAAACTTATTACATCTGTGCAAGTACTGTTCTGACAACAGATGCTATTCTGAGTTAGGACTGTAAGATGTTTCACACAAAATGAAAGAGATGTCATTTTTGTATGTATTCACAAAACATGTATGTTTGTTTTATCAACAGTTGAAAATGTTTCCCTGTGGAAAATATTTACACTCCAAATGGGGTAAGTATTTTGAGTTTAAAAAGAGCAGCTGTAGTTACATTTGTTCACTGTTTTTTGTTACTATATTAGgaacaaaatattcattttcaatTTGGTCTAATTGGTAGTATCACTTTAAGTTACAACTTTCAGATGCTGAAACGCTGTCATTTAGTATCTACTTTGTTGGTTTTCCCCTTCCCATAGATCgaaggcagaaaaaataaacagagataAGTAAACACAGGAACATCAcacttactggtttttttttactaaatgcAGTGTCAATATATTTCTCCTGGAGAGCTTTTCTGGGTATCAGATTCTCCGCCCTATACTGGAGGTAACTTTCAAAATAGGGATGCTGGTAAAGAAATATTGATCAATTTTCACACCCTGTGCCATTTGTTTAAGATCAGAAGTCATCCCTCTAACTGCAAGAGCTAACAACCCAGGGAACTGTAAAGCAGTTGGTAAACATTTCTCACTGTGATAccttgtttcttccttccttctccctacAGCCTCACCAGCAAGGCACGCATAGGAATGGCGACAACATAAATTACTCAGATGCTGTTGTT contains the following coding sequences:
- the LOC142027008 gene encoding cryptic protein-like, which encodes MYWGNHVRILFTVTLVWQAVHLGEGREKEREEDVKSLNATAQKQQPKIEGSIINAVSDMNQSYESRKQQNSRALVPFTGITESKKLNRHCCHNGGTCILGAFCACLKHFTGRYCEHDERQSNCGSIAHGAWVLKGCWLCRCGYGTLNCLSEIMHDNCELKSEKEEITRLYSNGLRLQQTVFVLACLITILLAFCCWQC